From a single Osmerus eperlanus chromosome 8, fOsmEpe2.1, whole genome shotgun sequence genomic region:
- the ufl1 gene encoding E3 UFM1-protein ligase 1, with translation MAEAWEEIRRLAADFQRAQFADTVQRLSERNCIEIIAKLVEEKKLDVVHTLDGKEYITPTQISREIRDELYVHGGRINIVDLQKIINVDWVHVESRASDIARSDRGVQLVLGQLIDVTYLDRLAEELNDKLQEAGMMSIAELCKAYDLPGDFLTEELSKRLGKIIEGEMDQYNRGVIFTPAFVSRHKARIRGLFSAVTRPTPVSSMIGTFGFQEHLLYSVLEELVNTGRLKGTVVGGRQDKAVYIPDIYSKTQNSWVDSFLRQNGYLEFDALIRLGIPEPATYIRKRFKSSKLLFLRAVCVGQVIVDQVEASVEEAVNSATWTDVQSMLPSCLSDEDIGILINQAMRNTNVHSSARVLGGTVVVSEKFISNCLSLFEEAMQHKAQKEVKNNPVFLITEEDLKQSSVVSEGTTTSKKEKREAERRKKATEGSGSVKGGGGGNAREIRIRKTKKKGKRDDDSDEETAVTQQNRNKQTEVDFMTAEEIAAVLEERVCDCPEDILSELAEQLIRPLKKTYQEVMRAVFLSSTCSPSGPTKKRSVKELQEELANLYNNIRLFEKGTKFFSDETQVTIVKHILKTVCTDVTNILVNFLAAELMMSAESPSSITNEVRAKILGKLQEETRAPLMKLHNCLNGKSVEDFLTNLETSAEVCGFMLKKIDKKKERQALFMHRQALAEQLKDSDDPALVLHLASVLLFQGSTSCMLHAPGRCVPQIIGTLTGRIPDEQHRLLSRCQVLVVKQLVGQDQGQDQGQGGSQGDHPEEGDEAQAIQKELVGLVAEVKDLVITPKKTAPTEE, from the exons GGAAGAGAAAAAGTTGGATGTGGTGCACACACTTGATGGAAAAGAATATATCACCCCGACTCAGATCAGCAGGGAAATTCGCGATGAGCTTTATGTCCATGGAG GCCGCATCAACATTGTCGACCTGCAGAAG ATCATTAATGTTGACTGGGTCCATGTTGAAAGCAGAGCCAGTGACATAGCAAGATCGGATAGAGGTGTTCAACTTGTGTTGGGACAGCTCATAGATGT GACATACCTGGATCGTCTGGCTGAGGAATTGAATGATAAACTGCAGGAGGCTGGAATGATGAGTATTGCTGAACTATGTAAGGCCTATGACCTACCAGGGGATTTTCTGACTGAG GAATTGTCCAAACGCCTTGGGAAGATAATAGAAGGCGAGATGGATCAGTATAATAGGGGTGTGATATTCACCCCAGCTTTTGTATCACGCCACAAAGCTCGCATTCGGGGGCTGTTCAGTGCAGTTACAAG GCCAACACCAGTCAGTAGCATGATTGGAACATTCGGTTTCCAGGAACATCTCTTATATT CTGTCTTGGAGGAGCTGGTGAACACGGGCCGACTGAAAGGCACAGTggtgggaggcaggcaggataAAGCCGTTTATATTCCCGACATCTACTCTAAAACCCAGAACTCATGGGTGGACTCCTTCCTCAGGCAGAACGGTTATTTAG AGTTCGATGCCTTGATCAGGCTTGGGATCCCTGAGCCAGCGACCTACATCAGGAAGCGTTTCAAGTCGAGCAAGCTGCTGTTCCTGAGGGCCGTGTGTGTGGGCCAGGTCATCGTGGACCAGGTGGAAGCCTCTGTGGAGGAGGCGGTCAACTCAGCCACCTGGACTGACGTGCAG TCCATGTTgcccagctgtctgtctgacgaGGACATAGGCATTCTGATCAACCAGGCCATGAGAAACACCAACGTTCACTCCTCTGCCCGAGTGCTGGGAGGCACTGTGGTCGTCAGTGAGAAATTCATTAgcaactgtctctccctctttgagGAGGCCATGCAGCATAAAGCCCAGAAG GAGGTAAAGAACAACCCTGTGTTCCTGATAACCGAAGAGGATCTCAAGCAGTCGTCTGTAGTAAGCGAGGGCACAACCACTTCCaaaaaagagaagagggaggcggAGAGACGGAAAAAGGCCACAG AGGGCAGCGGCAGTGTAAAAGGTGGTGGAGGCGGCAATGCCAGAGAGATCCGGATACGAAAGACCAAGAAAAAGGGCAAGAGGGACGATGACAGCGATGAAGAAACAGCAGTCACCCAGCAGA ATCGtaacaaacagacagaggtaGACTTTATGACAGCGGAGGAGATTGCAGCTGTCTTAGAAGAGCGGGTTTGTGACTGCCCTGAAGACATCTTGTCTGAACTGGCAGAACAGTTAATAAG GCCTTTGAAGAAGACTTATCAGGAAGTGATGCGGGCCGTGTTCCtgtcctccacctgctccccgTCTGGACCCACGAAGAAGAGGAGCGTGaaggagctgcaggaggagctggCCAACCTGTACAACAACATCCGACTCTTTGAAAAAGGGACCAAGTTCTTCTCAG ATGAGACCCAGGTCACTATAGTGAAGCACATCCTGAAGACCGTGTGTACAGATGTCACCAACATCCTGGTGAACTTCCTGGCAGCAGAACTCATGATGTCTGCAGAAAGCCCAAGCTCCATCACCAATGAG GTTAGAGCGAAGATCCTGGGAAAGCTGCAAGAGGAAACCAGAGCACCTTTGATGAAGCTGCACAACTGCTTGAATGGCAAA tcAGTTGAAGATTTTCTAACCAATTTAGAAACTTCTGCAGAGGTGTGTGGATTCATGCTGAAGAAAATAGACAAGAAAAAAGAGAG acAGGCCCTGTTCATGCACAGGCAGGCTCTGGCGGAGCAGCTGAAGGACTCGGACGACCCCGCCCTGGTGCTGCACCTGGCCAGCGTGCTCCTGTTCCAGGGCAGCACCAGCTGCATGCTGCACGCCCCCGGACGCTGTGTACCCCAGATCATCGGGACCCTCACCGGACGCATACCTGAC GAGCAGCACAGGCTGCTGTCCAGATGTCAGGTGCTGGTGGTCAAGCAGCTGGTGGGCCAGGATCAGGGCCAGGATCAGGGCCAGGGAGGCAGCCAGGGGGACCACCCAGAGGAGGGGGACGAGGCACAGGCTATCCAGAAGGAGTTGGTGGGGCTTGTGGCGGAAGTGAAAGATCTGGTCATCACTCCGAAAAAGACTGCCCCCACAGAGGAGTGA
- the gpr63 gene encoding probable G-protein coupled receptor 63: protein MVYSTIIHPVEARETNASLCCWVTVGLLNLSEQLLQGRQQDMENVSLGSGAPLQLVTTTTEALERVQGVSVPLQVFFCTVIVSILLVALLGNVVVCLMVYQRSAMRSAINILLASLAFADMMLAILNMPFALVTVITTHWIFGDVFCRVSAMFFWLFVMEGVAILLIISIDRFLIIVQKQDKLSPHRAKVLIVITWTLSLCLSFPLAIGHPSLQIPSRAPQCVFGYTSHPGYHAYVLVLMLVFFFIPFMVMLYTFMGILNTIRHNAIRIHSHPDSICLSQASKLGLMSLQRPFQMKIDMSFKTRAFTTILILFSVFTVCWAPFAAYSLVSTFSSGFYLKDSFFEISTWLLWLCYLKSALNPLIYYWRIKKFRDACLDLMPKYFKFLPQLPGHTKRRIRPSAVYVCGEHRSVV, encoded by the coding sequence ATGGTCTACTCCACTATCATTCACCCtgtggaggccagggagaccaaCGCTAGCCTCTGCTGCTGGGTCACAGTGGGGCTGCTGAACCTCTCAGAGCAGCTGCTCCAGGGCCGGCAGCAGGACATGGAGAATGTCTCTCTGGGCTCTGGAGCCCCTCTGCAGCTGGTCACAACCACCACCGAGGCCCTGGAGAGAGTGCAGGGTGTGAGCGTGCCTCTCCAGGTGTTCTTCTGCACCGTCATCGTCTCCATCCTGCTGGTGGCCCTGCTGGGAAACGTGGTGGTCTGCCTGATGGTCTACCAGCGCTCTGCCATGCGCTCAGCCATCAACATCCTGTTGGCCAGTCTGGCCTTCGCTGACATGATGCTGGCCATCCTCAACATGCCCTTCGCCCTGGTCACAGTGATCACCACGCACTGGATCTTCGGGGATGTCTTCTGCAGGGTGTCGGCCATGTTCTTCTGGCTCTTCGTCATGGAGGGTGTGGCTATACTGCTTATAATAAGTATAGACCGGTTCCTTATAATAGTCCAGAAACAAGACAAGCTGAGCCCTCACAGGGCCAAGGTGCTCATAGTGATTACCTGgaccctctctctttgtttgtccTTCCCTCTGGCCATAGGCCATCCATCCCTTCAGATCCCGTCCAGGGCCCCTCAGTGCGTGTTTGGCTACACTAGTCATCCAGGGTACCATGCTTATGTGCTGGTCCTGATGCTGGTCTTCTTCTTCATCCCCTTCATGGTCATGCTGTACACCTTCATGGGGATCCTGAACACTATCCGCCACAACGCGATCCGCATCCACAGCCACCCAGACAGCATCTGCCTGAGCCAGGCCAGCAAGTTGGGCCTGATGAGCCTGCAGAGGCCCTTCCAGATGAAGATAGACATGAGCTTTAAGACGCGTGCCTTCACCACCATCCTCATCCTGTTCTCTGTGTTTACGGTGTGCTGGGCTCCATTTGCTGCTTACAGCCTGGTGTCGACATTCAGCAGTGGCTTCTACCTAAAGGACAGCTTCTTTGAAATTAGCACGTGGCTCCTTTGGTTGTGCTACCTCAAGTCGGCCCTCAACCCTCTTATCTACTACTGGCGGATTAAGAAGTTCCGCGACGCCTGCCTTGATCTGATGCCCAAGTACTTTAAGTTtctccctcagttaccagggcacACTAAGAGGAGGATCCGGCCCAGCGCTGTATACGTGTGTGGGGAGCACCGCTCTGTGGTTTAA